CCGCAAAGGACCCGGGCCTCGTCCGAAGGTGCTTGGGAACGGCCTAGCCGAAAGTGCGTTGCCGGGCCTTGATCGATTCGACGTAGCGCTTGGTGTCGTCGTACATGCCGTACTTGCTGACCGAGTACTGCCCTTGGTAGTAACCCGCAATGGCGTCGTCGAGGTCTTTGCTGGTGGCGATGAGTGCCCTGATGATGGCGACGCCGGCCGTTGCATTGTCATAGGGATCCAGGAGGTTGAGCTTGCGGCCCACCAAATCAGATGCCCATTGGCCGGAGGAAGGAATGACCTGCATGGTTCCAATGGCGTTGGCGGGGGAGACCGCACGCTGGTCGAAGCCGGATTCCTGCTCGGCGAAGGCAAGTGCCAATGAGGGGCTGACTCCCATGCGCCGGGCGGTATCAGCCACGATTGTTTTCATTTCATCACGGCTCGGGACAGGCGAAGCGTTCAGCAGCGCCTTGTTCTCGTTGGCGGAGCTGACGACAGCGGGCGGGTACGTAAAGCCGAGGAACGAGCTAGGCACCAGGGGCTTGGTTTCCCCGGCGGGCTGCAGTGACGTAGTGCCGGGGATGGTGAGCTTCTGTCCGGGGTAAATGACGGTCGTTGCCGAAACTGTATTGACGCTCATCAGCGCTGATAACGAAACGTTGTGACGCGATGCAATGGAGCTCAGGGTGTCGCCGGCTTTGATGGTGTAGGAGCCCGTGTTGGCCACGGGAGTGGCCGCAGGTGCCGGAGCCGGGGCAGGAGCAGGGGGAGTCGCGGGCGAAGAGTCACCACTCACCTTGATCTTCTGGCCAGGGTAGATGATGGAGCTGCCACTGAGATTGTTCCAGCTGAAGATGCTGGACAGTGGGATACCGTACCGGGCGGCGATCGCGCCCAGCGTATCGCCAGAAACCACCGTGTAGGTTGTGGCATTTGAAGGTGCGCTCGGCGCCGGCGCGGGCGCCTGGTCAGGGGCGGCCGGGGCAGTGCCAGTGAGTTTGATGGTCTGGCCCGGGTAAATAAGCGTTGTCGCCGTGAGCTTGTTCAACTGCAGGACGGCGGACGTGTCCAGGTTGAAGCGGCGTGCAATGGCACTGATGGTGTCTCCGCGGACGATCTTGTAGGTGTCCGGTACGGAGGGAGTCATGGGCCGCAGGGCGGACGGAAGCGTCGCCGCAACCGCTTGGGCGGGAATCACATTGCCCACTTTGGTGGCCTGGGCCTTCATGGCTGCAGCGAGGGTAGCGGGAATCTTGCGCGGCTGGGGTGCCGGTGCAGCCGTGGCTGGCTGGGCCAAGGCAAGCGAGGACAAAACCACGGCGGGAAGCGCAGCCGTGGTTGCCGCAATAACCGGCATGCTCATGGTTCGTTTCGGCGAGCGGGGCGTCGTCATGGAATGTGTCCTCATCTCAGCAGCGGGAGTTAGTTTGTGTTGCCGCTGTTACCAGTGTTGCCAATGTTACTGATGTTATCAATGTTGCAAGTGTGATCAGTGTGAATCTCTCACACTTATTCATCAGGCACAACAATTCGCGCGCTTTGGAAATCTCCTCGCCGAATTCACCCCCATGAAAAGGCGACTTTCTCCGGCGTGGAGGGTCGCCGTCGTACTTCGGCTAGGCGACAGGCAGCCCGGCGTGGCAACCTTGTTCCGTGAGTAATGTAGAAAGCCTTGTTTCCGACTGGTTGCCGCTGCCGGATGTCGCCGAGCTGCTCGGAGTTTCCATCACCAAAGTCCACGGACTGTTGGATGAGCGTGCGCTGGTTGCCATCAGGCGGGGGGAGCGGAATATCCGCTCGATTCCGGCGCTGTTTATTCAGGATGGACACGTCGTGGACAGCTTGAAGGGAACCATTGCGGTTCTTAGCGATGCCGGTTACAACGACGAAGAACTCATCGTGTGGTTGTTTACCCCTGACGATTCATTGCGCGGACGGCCTATCGATGCATTGCGCGAAGGACGCAAGACGGAGATTCGGCGTCGCGCCCAGTCTCTCGCCTGGTAACGCAGTCTCGCCCGGTAGTCGGTTAGCCGACAGTTGGATTCCGTCATAAGCAGTTAAACATCGGACGACGGCGGTTCTTGACCGCCGTCGTCGTCTCAACGCCTGGGAAGTGCCATCAAGCGGCCCGGCTGACAGCTGCCTCAGCCAGTTGGCGCAATGCTGTGAGCGGTAATTCTTCCACCGGCAGCTCTTCCAGGGCGGCGAAGGCTTGGTCGCTCAGCTCGTCAATAAGGGACTCCGTGGCATCAAGCGCTCCGCAGTTGACCATTATATTGCGGATTGTGGAAACATCGTCCTCACCCAGATCCGGTTTCCCCAGCATTTCGTCCAGGTACGTGGCTTGATCCGTGGGAGCCAGGTTAATGGCAAATCCAACGAGCACTGTCCGTTTGCCCTCGCGGAGGTCATCGCCCGCGGGTTTTCCTGTCGTCTCGGGATCGCCGAAAACACCCAGGACATCATCGCGCAATTGGAACGCCTCGCCCAAGGGCAAGGAAAATGCGGAATATGCCTTCAGCAGCTCTTTGGATGC
This genomic stretch from Micrococcaceae bacterium Sec5.1 harbors:
- a CDS encoding Rv2175c family DNA-binding protein, with product MSNVESLVSDWLPLPDVAELLGVSITKVHGLLDERALVAIRRGERNIRSIPALFIQDGHVVDSLKGTIAVLSDAGYNDEELIVWLFTPDDSLRGRPIDALREGRKTEIRRRAQSLAW
- a CDS encoding LysM peptidoglycan-binding domain-containing protein; protein product: MTTPRSPKRTMSMPVIAATTAALPAVVLSSLALAQPATAAPAPQPRKIPATLAAAMKAQATKVGNVIPAQAVAATLPSALRPMTPSVPDTYKIVRGDTISAIARRFNLDTSAVLQLNKLTATTLIYPGQTIKLTGTAPAAPDQAPAPAPSAPSNATTYTVVSGDTLGAIAARYGIPLSSIFSWNNLSGSSIIYPGQKIKVSGDSSPATPPAPAPAPAPAATPVANTGSYTIKAGDTLSSIASRHNVSLSALMSVNTVSATTVIYPGQKLTIPGTTSLQPAGETKPLVPSSFLGFTYPPAVVSSANENKALLNASPVPSRDEMKTIVADTARRMGVSPSLALAFAEQESGFDQRAVSPANAIGTMQVIPSSGQWASDLVGRKLNLLDPYDNATAGVAIIRALIATSKDLDDAIAGYYQGQYSVSKYGMYDDTKRYVESIKARQRTFG